In Amycolatopsis sp. EV170708-02-1, the following are encoded in one genomic region:
- the def gene encoding peptide deformylase, with product MVMRDLRYFGDPVLKTVCDPVTTFDKKIESLVTDLMDGVKPAGRAGLAAPQIGVGLRVFSYDVGGLSGYVINPEIVELSEETHEIGEGCLSVPELWFPVVRAKHAVVRGVDLRNEPVEVEGVDVLAQCLQHETDHLDGKLYLERLTPERKKRALGEARCKDWFWNR from the coding sequence ATGGTGATGCGCGACCTGCGCTATTTCGGGGATCCCGTGCTCAAGACCGTATGCGACCCGGTCACGACATTCGACAAGAAGATCGAGTCGCTGGTGACCGATCTGATGGACGGGGTGAAACCGGCCGGGCGCGCGGGGCTCGCGGCGCCGCAGATCGGGGTCGGGCTGCGGGTGTTCAGCTACGACGTCGGCGGGCTGAGCGGATACGTGATCAACCCCGAGATCGTCGAACTCTCCGAAGAGACGCACGAGATCGGCGAGGGCTGTCTGTCCGTGCCGGAGCTGTGGTTCCCGGTGGTGCGCGCGAAGCACGCCGTGGTGCGCGGCGTCGACCTGCGCAACGAGCCTGTCGAGGTCGAAGGCGTCGACGTGCTAGCCCAGTGCCTGCAGCACGAGACCGATCACCTCGACGGCAAGCTGTACCTGGAGCGGCTCACTCCCGAGCGCAAGAAGCGCGCGCTGGGCGAGGCCCGCTGCAAAGACTGGTTCTGGAACCGCTGA
- a CDS encoding glyoxalase, with protein sequence MNFIDAITLEVADTEAAERFYSTAFGLGPELRLRASQEPSTGFRGYTLSLTVSQPANADALIEAAVAAGATVIKPAAKSMWGYGGTVQAPDGAIWKIATSAKKNTAPATREFDDIVLLLGVADVAASKKFYVEHGLAVGKSFGRVYVEFEAGSGPVKLALYKRKALAKDAGVSPEGTGSHRIAICGAAPFTDPDGFAWETSALAAQS encoded by the coding sequence ATGAACTTCATCGACGCCATCACCCTCGAAGTGGCCGACACCGAGGCCGCCGAACGCTTCTACTCCACCGCCTTCGGGCTCGGCCCCGAGCTTCGCCTGCGGGCCTCGCAGGAGCCGTCCACCGGCTTCCGCGGTTACACCCTTTCCCTCACGGTTTCCCAGCCCGCCAACGCGGACGCGCTCATCGAGGCCGCGGTCGCCGCCGGGGCGACCGTGATCAAGCCCGCCGCGAAGTCGATGTGGGGCTACGGCGGAACCGTCCAGGCCCCGGACGGCGCGATCTGGAAGATCGCCACCTCGGCGAAGAAGAACACCGCGCCGGCCACCCGCGAGTTCGACGACATCGTGCTGCTGCTGGGCGTCGCCGACGTGGCCGCGAGCAAGAAGTTCTACGTCGAGCACGGCCTCGCCGTCGGCAAGAGCTTCGGCCGCGTGTACGTCGAGTTCGAAGCCGGCTCCGGCCCCGTGAAGCTGGCGCTGTACAAGCGCAAGGCCCTGGCCAAGGACGCCGGTGTGTCCCCCGAGGGCACCGGTTCGCACCGCATCGCGATCTGCGGGGCCGCCCCGTTCACCGATCCGGACGGGTTCGCCTGGGAGACCTCGGCGCTCGCCGCCCAGTCCTGA
- a CDS encoding ATP-dependent helicase produces MEGVADVLDLFSPATRDWFTGAFAAPTRAQEGAWRAAHAGEHALVVAPTGSGKTLSAFLWALDRLSVEPPPSEPRKRCRVLYVSPLKALAVDVQRNLRAPLAGISQASRRLGLPVPDIGVGMRTGDTTAAERRSFGKTPPDVLVTTPESLFLILTSSARDSLRGVETVIIDEVHAVAGGKRGAHLALSLERLDALLEKPAQRIGLSATVRPIDEVASFLAGGRPVTVVQPKLAKTIEVRVEVPVEDMADLDGPQGPKQNEDLDAGLARLPGSLEDIDGAPRRPSIWPAVEERVLELIQAHRSTIVFANSRRLTERMTARLNELVAEQSELEPDQRYPAEAIGQSGLTTGAAPVIARAHHGSMSREQRTHVEEELKSGRLACVVATSSLELGIDMGAVDLVVQIEAPPTVASGLQRVGRAGHQVGAVSSGVMFPKFRGDLVSCAVVAERMASGAIEAVRYPRNPLDVLAQQVVAMVALESWTVDELAALARRAAPFASLPDDALLAVLDMLAGRYPSEEFGELRARITWDRVSGELHGRPGSQRLAVTSGGTIPDRGLFTVMTPGGDDKPGSRVGELDEEMVYESRVGDTILLGTSSWRVTDITHDRVIVVPAPGEPARMPFWKGDAPGRPLELGRALGAFVRELSTSEPSAARERAAVAGLDEYACDNLLAYLEEQKSATRHVPNDKTVLLERFRDELGDWRVILHSPFGAQVNAPWALAIAARLRENRGVDAQVAHSDDGIVLRLPEALDMDGAEVTIGVEDVLLDPEEVEQLIVAEVGGSALFAARFRECAARSLLLPRRDPRRRTPLWQQRQRASQLLSVAAKYERFPVVLEAMREVLQDVYDVGGLRELMTDVRSRKVKLVEVETPSASPFARSLLFGYVGMFLYETDAPLAERRAAALALDSTLLAELLGTEAIRELLDAEVVAEVERSLQRLDPDRHARNAEDAADLLRFLGDLSIEEAAARGIQREWLEELEAARRVIRVRIGGGERFIAIEDAGRVRDALGTALPVGVPEAFTEPVEDPVGDLLSRYARSRGPFSARQAADRFGLGTAVVTGVLDRLTAQGRLVRGELSPVGHPETHGVGIEFCDASVLRRLRRASLARLRAEVEPVEPAALGRFLPSWHGIGARVRSAPTADDVLSVVEQLAGAPLPASAVESLILPSRLPGYTPSLLDELTTAGEVTWCGCGSLSGGDGWLALAPTDVADLLLPDLDDDLPSGPLHEAILSTLDGGAQFFRQLVDRASPLVETPPNDGEVVAALWDLVWAGLVTGDTLGPLRAQVSGSGAAHKPRRQAPRGRYARLRAGRPAMPSRTGPPTVAGRWALTPDREPDPTRRAHARTEAFLERHGVLTRGALDTERVTGGFSGIYKVLRGMEDSGQVVRGYVVEGLGAAQFAAKGAVDRLRAQSGNQRTTTEGAVVLAAADPAQPYGAALPWPAATGDTKHRPARKAGALAVLVDGVPAMYVERGGRSLLSFTEDQDTLRSAARALSTAVREGWLGQLAVQKADGEVALTSELSAVLQEAGFRATPKGLRLRA; encoded by the coding sequence ATGGAGGGCGTGGCAGACGTACTCGACCTCTTCTCCCCCGCGACCAGGGACTGGTTCACCGGGGCCTTCGCCGCGCCCACCCGCGCGCAGGAAGGGGCGTGGCGTGCCGCGCACGCCGGGGAACACGCGCTGGTCGTGGCCCCGACGGGGTCGGGCAAGACGTTGTCGGCCTTCCTCTGGGCGCTGGACAGGCTGTCGGTCGAGCCGCCGCCGTCCGAGCCGCGGAAACGCTGCCGTGTCCTCTACGTCTCGCCGCTGAAGGCGCTGGCGGTCGACGTCCAGCGCAACCTGCGGGCGCCGCTGGCGGGCATCTCGCAGGCGTCGCGGCGGCTGGGGCTGCCGGTGCCGGACATCGGCGTCGGCATGCGCACGGGCGACACCACCGCCGCCGAGCGGCGCTCGTTCGGCAAGACCCCGCCGGACGTGCTGGTCACCACGCCGGAGTCGCTGTTCCTGATCCTCACCTCCTCCGCCCGCGATTCGCTGCGCGGCGTGGAGACGGTGATCATCGACGAGGTGCACGCGGTCGCGGGCGGTAAACGCGGCGCGCATCTGGCCTTGTCCCTGGAGCGGCTCGACGCCCTTCTCGAAAAGCCCGCCCAGCGGATCGGGCTGTCGGCGACGGTCCGGCCGATCGACGAGGTCGCGTCGTTCCTGGCCGGTGGCAGGCCGGTCACCGTCGTCCAGCCGAAGCTCGCGAAGACGATCGAGGTCCGTGTCGAGGTCCCGGTCGAGGACATGGCCGATCTCGACGGTCCGCAGGGGCCGAAGCAGAACGAAGACCTCGACGCTGGTCTCGCGCGTTTGCCCGGCTCGCTGGAGGACATCGACGGCGCACCGCGGCGGCCGTCGATCTGGCCCGCCGTGGAGGAGCGGGTCCTCGAACTGATCCAGGCGCACCGGTCGACCATCGTGTTCGCCAACTCGCGGCGGCTCACCGAGCGGATGACGGCCCGGCTCAACGAACTCGTGGCGGAGCAGAGCGAGCTGGAGCCGGATCAGCGGTATCCCGCCGAGGCGATCGGCCAGTCCGGGCTCACCACCGGCGCGGCGCCGGTGATCGCGCGGGCGCACCACGGCTCGATGTCGCGTGAGCAGCGCACGCATGTGGAGGAGGAGCTCAAGTCCGGGCGGCTGGCGTGCGTCGTGGCGACGTCCTCGTTGGAGCTGGGCATCGACATGGGCGCGGTCGATCTCGTCGTGCAGATCGAGGCGCCGCCGACGGTCGCTTCGGGGCTGCAGCGGGTCGGCCGGGCGGGGCACCAGGTGGGCGCGGTGTCGAGCGGGGTGATGTTCCCGAAGTTCCGGGGCGACCTCGTCTCCTGCGCCGTGGTGGCGGAACGGATGGCGTCCGGGGCGATCGAAGCGGTGCGGTATCCGCGGAATCCGCTGGACGTGCTCGCGCAGCAGGTCGTGGCGATGGTGGCGCTCGAATCGTGGACGGTCGACGAGCTGGCCGCCCTCGCCCGCCGCGCGGCGCCGTTCGCGTCCCTGCCGGACGACGCGTTGCTCGCCGTGCTCGACATGCTCGCCGGCCGGTACCCCAGCGAGGAGTTCGGCGAGCTGCGCGCCCGGATCACCTGGGACAGGGTCAGCGGCGAGCTGCACGGCCGCCCGGGTTCGCAGCGGCTGGCCGTGACCTCGGGCGGCACGATCCCCGACCGCGGCCTGTTCACCGTGATGACGCCGGGCGGCGACGACAAACCCGGGTCGCGCGTGGGCGAGCTCGACGAGGAGATGGTCTACGAGTCCCGCGTCGGGGACACGATCCTGCTCGGCACCTCCTCCTGGCGGGTCACCGACATCACCCACGACCGGGTGATCGTGGTCCCCGCGCCGGGTGAGCCCGCCCGGATGCCGTTCTGGAAGGGCGACGCCCCCGGCCGCCCGCTGGAACTGGGGCGGGCGCTGGGCGCGTTCGTCCGCGAACTGTCCACTTCGGAGCCGTCCGCGGCCAGGGAACGCGCCGCCGTCGCCGGGCTGGACGAGTACGCCTGCGACAACCTGCTGGCGTACCTGGAGGAGCAGAAGTCGGCCACCCGTCATGTGCCGAACGACAAAACCGTGCTCCTGGAACGGTTTCGCGACGAGCTGGGCGATTGGCGCGTCATCCTGCACTCGCCGTTCGGCGCGCAGGTCAACGCGCCGTGGGCGCTCGCGATCGCGGCCCGGCTGCGGGAGAACCGCGGGGTCGACGCCCAGGTGGCCCATTCCGACGACGGCATCGTGCTGCGGCTGCCCGAAGCGCTGGACATGGACGGCGCCGAGGTCACCATCGGGGTCGAAGACGTGCTGCTCGATCCGGAAGAGGTCGAGCAGCTGATCGTCGCCGAGGTCGGCGGCTCCGCGCTGTTCGCCGCGCGGTTCCGGGAATGCGCGGCGCGGTCGCTGCTGCTCCCCCGCCGGGATCCGCGCCGCCGCACCCCGCTGTGGCAGCAACGGCAGCGGGCGTCCCAGCTGCTTTCGGTCGCGGCCAAGTACGAACGGTTCCCCGTGGTGCTCGAAGCGATGCGGGAAGTCCTGCAGGACGTGTACGACGTCGGCGGGCTGCGCGAGCTGATGACCGACGTCCGGTCCCGCAAGGTCAAGCTGGTCGAGGTCGAGACGCCGTCCGCGTCCCCGTTCGCGCGCAGCCTGCTCTTCGGCTACGTCGGGATGTTCCTGTACGAGACGGACGCCCCGCTCGCGGAACGGCGCGCCGCGGCGCTGGCACTGGATTCGACGCTGCTGGCCGAGCTGCTCGGCACCGAGGCGATCCGGGAACTGCTGGACGCCGAGGTCGTCGCCGAAGTCGAGCGTTCCCTGCAACGGCTCGACCCGGACAGGCATGCCCGCAACGCCGAGGACGCCGCGGATCTGTTGCGGTTCCTCGGCGATCTCTCGATCGAGGAGGCCGCCGCGCGCGGTATTCAGCGGGAATGGCTGGAGGAGCTGGAAGCCGCGCGACGGGTGATCCGGGTGCGCATCGGTGGCGGCGAGCGCTTCATCGCCATCGAGGACGCGGGCCGGGTGCGGGACGCGCTGGGCACCGCGCTGCCGGTCGGCGTGCCGGAGGCCTTCACCGAACCCGTCGAGGATCCGGTCGGAGACCTGCTTTCCCGCTATGCGCGAAGCCGTGGCCCGTTCAGCGCCCGCCAGGCCGCCGATCGGTTCGGGCTCGGGACGGCCGTGGTCACCGGCGTGCTGGACAGGCTGACCGCGCAGGGCAGGCTGGTCCGGGGTGAGCTGAGCCCGGTCGGGCATCCGGAGACCCACGGCGTCGGCATCGAGTTCTGCGACGCGTCGGTGCTGCGCAGGCTCCGGCGGGCGTCGCTGGCCCGGCTGCGGGCCGAGGTCGAGCCGGTCGAACCGGCGGCACTGGGCCGGTTCCTGCCGTCGTGGCACGGGATCGGGGCGCGAGTGCGGTCGGCGCCGACGGCGGACGACGTGCTGTCCGTGGTCGAGCAGCTGGCCGGTGCCCCGCTGCCGGCGAGCGCGGTCGAGTCCCTGATCCTGCCGAGCAGGCTGCCCGGCTACACCCCGTCGCTGCTGGACGAGCTCACCACGGCGGGCGAGGTGACCTGGTGCGGCTGCGGTTCCCTGTCCGGCGGAGACGGCTGGCTGGCGCTCGCACCCACGGACGTCGCCGATCTGCTCCTGCCGGATCTCGACGACGACCTGCCGTCCGGTCCGCTCCATGAAGCCATTCTGTCCACTTTGGACGGTGGAGCGCAGTTCTTCCGCCAGCTCGTGGACCGGGCGTCGCCGTTGGTCGAAACCCCGCCCAACGACGGCGAAGTCGTGGCGGCACTGTGGGATCTCGTGTGGGCCGGGCTGGTCACCGGGGACACGCTGGGCCCGCTGCGGGCACAGGTCTCCGGCTCCGGCGCGGCGCACAAGCCACGGCGGCAAGCTCCTCGCGGCCGGTACGCGAGGCTTCGGGCCGGGCGTCCGGCGATGCCTTCGCGCACCGGGCCGCCGACGGTGGCGGGACGCTGGGCCCTGACCCCCGATCGCGAGCCGGATCCGACCAGGCGCGCGCACGCGCGGACCGAGGCCTTCCTGGAACGGCACGGCGTCCTCACTCGCGGCGCCCTCGACACCGAGCGCGTGACGGGCGGTTTTTCCGGGATCTACAAGGTTTTGCGCGGGATGGAGGATTCGGGCCAGGTCGTCCGGGGCTATGTGGTCGAAGGGCTCGGCGCGGCGCAGTTCGCGGCGAAGGGTGCCGTCGACAGGCTGCGCGCGCAATCCGGGAATCAGCGCACGACCACCGAAGGCGCCGTCGTCCTCGCCGCCGCCGACCCGGCCCAGCCCTACGGTGCCGCGTTGCCGTGGCCCGCCGCGACGGGCGACACGAAGCACCGTCCGGCAAGGAAAGCGGGGGCGCTGGCGGTCCTCGTCGACGGTGTCCCGGCGATGTACGTCGAACGAGGCGGCCGGTCGCTGCTGAGCTTCACCGAAGATCAGGACACGTTGCGGTCGGCCGCGCGGGCGCTGTCCACGGCGGTACGGGAGGGCTGGCTCGGGCAGCTCGCGGTGCAGAAGGCCGACGGCGAGGTGGCGCTCACCTCGGAGCTTTCGGCCGTCCTCCAGGAGGCGGGTTTCCGGGCGACTCCCAAGGGGCTGCGCCTGCGGGCCTAG
- a CDS encoding Hsp70 family protein, with the protein MRILSVDLGTSNTVAVLSAHGRPPRVVEVDGSANMPSAVFATEDGTIMVGRDAERRARLDPTRFEPNPKRRIDEQTLLLGTDVIPVTEVLAAILRRVLDETTRQLGGELPDEVRLTHPAQWGQTRRNVLLSAARLAGMGGNLVLVPEPVAAAAHFASFPGKTLAPGQALAVYDLGAGTFDVAIVGATQNGGFTVVAEDGLPDLGGLDVDQALLVHVGREVSHRDPQRWQRVLRPESTPDRRTRRALQEDVKAAKEALSRHPQTEVPMPEPFEDVLVTRGELEALVRPSMLRSVELMSRVVRSAGMTPDRLAGIYLVGGSSRLPLVGSLIAEKLGVVPGSLDQPETAVALGAQHVASDGISSRTQGVEGQVAAGTGAHQVGPGASGPYPPPQQVASIPGYSGGGPGQSGGFPQSGYPNSGPQQAQQPAPTNFPTYSLAGQATAEKAPASKKKPLVIGAIVAVVVLLAAGLTFFLTSSSATTYTADECKVPGAADDKGLTGCLRQLAGKIADTGDCKPGMGNGPAKPAEDLGVTSTCSAPGRAGTQVTYLQSDSAEKIKAYTDGLLKAAGGDRTEAKWVGNALEGQYSSAAGRNAAVLVFTVTDRPLVGFIYQVPAEGQAPTPGELADYFEKSVQPGE; encoded by the coding sequence GTGCGGATCCTGTCGGTGGACCTCGGGACGTCCAACACCGTGGCCGTCCTATCGGCGCACGGGAGGCCGCCGCGGGTGGTCGAGGTCGACGGTTCGGCCAACATGCCGTCCGCGGTGTTCGCCACCGAAGACGGCACGATCATGGTCGGCCGCGACGCCGAACGCCGTGCCCGGCTCGACCCGACCCGCTTCGAGCCCAACCCCAAACGCCGCATCGACGAGCAGACGCTCCTGCTGGGCACGGACGTCATCCCGGTCACCGAGGTGCTGGCCGCGATCCTGCGCCGCGTCCTCGACGAGACCACCCGCCAGCTCGGCGGCGAACTGCCCGACGAGGTCCGGCTCACCCACCCCGCGCAGTGGGGGCAAACCCGCCGCAACGTGCTGTTGTCCGCCGCCCGGCTCGCCGGGATGGGCGGCAACCTCGTGCTCGTCCCCGAGCCGGTCGCCGCGGCCGCGCATTTCGCGTCGTTCCCCGGCAAGACGCTCGCGCCGGGCCAGGCGCTCGCCGTGTACGACCTCGGTGCCGGCACCTTCGACGTCGCGATCGTCGGCGCGACCCAGAACGGCGGCTTCACCGTCGTCGCCGAAGACGGCCTTCCCGACCTCGGCGGTCTCGACGTCGACCAGGCGCTGCTGGTGCACGTCGGCCGCGAGGTCTCGCACAGGGACCCCCAGCGCTGGCAGCGGGTCCTGCGGCCCGAGTCCACTCCGGATCGTCGTACGCGGCGCGCGCTGCAGGAGGACGTGAAGGCGGCGAAGGAAGCCCTCTCCCGGCACCCGCAAACCGAGGTCCCGATGCCGGAGCCGTTCGAGGACGTCCTCGTCACGCGAGGCGAACTCGAAGCGCTGGTGCGGCCGTCGATGCTGCGCAGTGTCGAGCTGATGTCGCGGGTGGTCCGCTCGGCCGGGATGACCCCGGACCGGCTCGCCGGTATCTACCTCGTCGGCGGTTCGAGCCGTCTCCCGCTGGTCGGCAGCCTGATCGCGGAGAAGCTCGGCGTCGTCCCCGGCAGCCTCGACCAGCCCGAGACCGCGGTGGCGCTCGGCGCCCAGCACGTCGCTTCCGACGGCATCAGCTCGCGTACACAGGGCGTCGAAGGGCAGGTCGCGGCGGGAACCGGGGCGCATCAGGTCGGCCCCGGCGCGTCGGGCCCGTACCCGCCGCCGCAGCAGGTCGCGTCGATCCCCGGCTACTCGGGCGGGGGCCCCGGCCAGTCCGGCGGCTTCCCCCAGTCGGGTTATCCGAACAGCGGCCCGCAGCAGGCGCAGCAGCCCGCGCCGACGAATTTCCCGACGTACTCGCTCGCCGGGCAGGCCACCGCCGAAAAGGCGCCCGCGAGCAAGAAGAAGCCGCTCGTCATCGGCGCCATCGTGGCCGTCGTCGTGCTGCTGGCCGCCGGGCTCACGTTCTTCCTGACATCCTCTTCTGCGACGACCTACACGGCCGACGAGTGCAAGGTGCCCGGCGCGGCCGACGACAAGGGCCTCACCGGCTGCCTGCGCCAGCTCGCCGGGAAGATCGCCGACACCGGGGACTGCAAACCCGGGATGGGCAACGGGCCGGCGAAACCGGCGGAAGACCTCGGCGTGACGTCGACCTGCTCCGCGCCGGGCCGCGCCGGGACCCAGGTGACCTATCTGCAGAGCGACTCGGCGGAGAAGATCAAGGCCTACACCGACGGACTGCTCAAAGCGGCCGGCGGGGACCGCACCGAGGCCAAATGGGTCGGCAACGCGCTGGAAGGCCAGTACTCCTCGGCCGCCGGGCGGAACGCCGCCGTGCTGGTGTTCACCGTGACCGACCGGCCGCTGGTCGGCTTCATCTACCAGGTGCCGGCCGAAGGGCAGGCCCCGACGCCGGGTGAGCTGGCCGACTACTTCGAGAAGAGCGTCCAGCCGGGCGAGTAG
- a CDS encoding GNAT family N-acetyltransferase: protein METYRARPTLVHPGEETTAASAWRVRIRVDDRPGTLARIAIRLADLECNILGLSVLPVPGGVLDEIVLRPATGLPRQLLIDAIRDEGCECSAVVDADLAELVDPATATLTAAKRAVEEPGGLAEVLRGVLAADVVTKVPSIESNPARTEGGHRAVFPAGDGAAFVARRRWSPFVELELSRAVALTGLVAAVRDNVTGPIVLDRADGAAIVLRKGVPGDAEAVSALHQRCSMTTLFHRYHTGMRAVPRRWLHRLLMPPRGISLLAVCGRDVIGLGQLIPPSDGGAAEVSLLVEDSWQRQGIGSALLARLATLALAKGERELTAVCLPGDDSLYRTAVRVGLRPERVADDSGTLRFTLPDPRV from the coding sequence ATGGAGACCTATCGAGCCCGGCCCACCCTGGTCCATCCCGGCGAAGAGACGACGGCCGCTTCGGCCTGGCGCGTCCGGATCCGCGTGGACGACCGGCCCGGCACCCTGGCCAGGATCGCGATCCGGCTGGCCGACCTCGAGTGCAACATCCTCGGGCTGTCGGTGCTCCCGGTGCCCGGCGGCGTGCTCGACGAGATCGTCCTGAGGCCGGCCACCGGCCTGCCGCGGCAGCTGCTCATCGACGCGATCCGCGACGAAGGATGCGAATGCTCAGCCGTCGTCGACGCGGACCTGGCGGAGCTGGTCGATCCCGCCACCGCGACGCTCACCGCGGCCAAACGAGCCGTCGAGGAACCCGGTGGCCTCGCGGAGGTGCTCCGCGGCGTCTTGGCGGCCGACGTCGTCACGAAGGTCCCGTCGATCGAGTCGAACCCGGCCCGCACGGAAGGAGGGCACCGGGCGGTGTTCCCCGCGGGGGACGGCGCGGCGTTTGTCGCCCGCCGCCGGTGGTCGCCGTTCGTCGAACTGGAACTCAGCCGCGCCGTCGCGCTGACCGGCCTGGTCGCCGCCGTCCGTGACAACGTGACCGGCCCGATCGTGCTCGACCGTGCCGACGGCGCCGCGATCGTCCTGCGCAAGGGCGTCCCCGGTGACGCGGAAGCGGTGTCCGCGCTGCATCAGAGATGCTCGATGACGACGCTCTTCCACCGCTATCACACCGGGATGCGTGCCGTACCGCGCCGCTGGCTGCACCGGCTCCTGATGCCGCCGCGCGGGATCAGCCTGCTCGCGGTCTGCGGCCGCGACGTGATCGGCCTCGGGCAGCTGATCCCGCCGTCCGACGGCGGCGCGGCCGAAGTCTCGCTCCTGGTCGAGGATTCCTGGCAGCGCCAAGGCATAGGCTCGGCTTTGCTGGCCCGGCTCGCCACGCTCGCCCTGGCCAAGGGGGAGCGCGAACTCACCGCCGTCTGCCTGCCCGGCGACGACTCCCTGTACCGCACCGCCGTCCGCGTGGGGCTCCGCCCCGAACGCGTCGCCGACGACTCCGGCACCCTGCGCTTCACGCTCCCCGACCCCCGCGTTTAG
- a CDS encoding DUF3046 domain-containing protein, with protein MRITVFRRLMADEFGPGRAETLSRDHVFGELGGRTVEQALDAGTSAKDIWRAVCEAFDIPPERR; from the coding sequence ATGCGTATCACGGTCTTCCGGCGGCTGATGGCCGACGAATTCGGTCCCGGACGTGCGGAAACCCTCTCCAGGGATCACGTCTTCGGCGAACTCGGGGGCCGGACCGTCGAACAGGCCCTCGACGCGGGAACCTCGGCCAAGGACATCTGGCGGGCGGTCTGCGAAGCCTTCGATATCCCACCAGAGCGGCGTTGA
- the recA gene encoding recombinase RecA has protein sequence MAPAAPDKDKALELALAQIDKQYGKGSVMRLGEEGRAPIEVIPTGAIALDVALGIGGLPRGRVIEIYGPESSGKTTVALHAVANAQKNGGIAAFIDAEHALDPEYAKKLGVDTDALLVSQPDTGEQALEIADMLIRSGALDILVIDSVAALVPRAEIEGEMGDNHVGLQARLMSQALRKMTGAMNNSGTTAIFINQLREKIGVMFGSPETTTGGKALKFYASVRLDVRRIETLKDGGEPVGNRTRVKVVKNKVAPPFKQAEFDILYGKGVSREGSLIDMGVDQGILRKSGAWYTYEGDQLGQGKENARKFLLDNPDIANEIEKRIKEKLGIGAAVDAEAAPAPVDF, from the coding sequence ATGGCACCAGCAGCACCCGACAAGGACAAGGCGCTCGAACTGGCCCTCGCCCAGATCGACAAGCAGTACGGCAAGGGCTCGGTCATGCGCCTCGGCGAAGAGGGCCGCGCGCCGATCGAGGTCATCCCCACCGGCGCCATCGCACTCGACGTCGCGCTCGGGATCGGCGGCCTTCCCCGCGGCCGGGTCATCGAGATCTACGGTCCGGAGTCCTCCGGTAAGACCACCGTCGCCCTGCACGCGGTCGCCAACGCGCAGAAGAACGGCGGCATCGCCGCGTTCATCGACGCGGAGCACGCGCTGGACCCGGAGTACGCCAAGAAGCTCGGCGTCGACACCGACGCGCTCCTGGTCTCCCAGCCGGACACCGGTGAGCAGGCGCTCGAGATCGCGGACATGCTGATCCGTTCCGGCGCGCTCGACATCCTGGTCATCGACTCGGTCGCCGCGCTCGTGCCGCGCGCCGAGATCGAGGGCGAGATGGGTGACAACCACGTCGGCCTGCAGGCCCGGCTGATGAGCCAGGCGCTGCGGAAGATGACCGGTGCGATGAACAACTCCGGCACCACCGCGATCTTCATCAACCAGCTGCGCGAGAAGATCGGCGTCATGTTCGGCTCCCCGGAGACCACGACCGGTGGTAAGGCGCTGAAGTTCTACGCGTCGGTCCGCCTGGACGTCCGCCGGATCGAGACGCTGAAGGACGGCGGCGAGCCCGTCGGCAACCGCACCCGCGTCAAGGTCGTGAAGAACAAGGTCGCGCCGCCCTTCAAGCAGGCCGAGTTCGACATCCTCTACGGCAAGGGTGTCTCCCGCGAGGGTTCGTTGATCGACATGGGTGTCGACCAGGGCATCCTGCGCAAGTCCGGCGCCTGGTACACCTACGAGGGCGACCAGCTGGGCCAGGGCAAGGAGAACGCCCGCAAGTTCCTGCTGGACAACCCGGACATCGCCAACGAGATCGAGAAGCGCATCAAGGAGAAGCTCGGCATCGGTGCCGCCGTCGACGCCGAAGCCGCCCCCGCGCCGGTCGACTTCTGA
- a CDS encoding regulatory protein RecX encodes MDPAELPPDERRKKAKEICFDLLAARPRSTEELRQALKRKGFDEETTETLLGKLDKAGLINDAEFAEMWVRSRHANMGLARNALVAELKRKGIDGDIAVQAADEVDREAEEQRARELVRKRMRSLGNVDEQTAIRRLLGFLARKGYPQGLAYTVIRDELREFGAESALLDDATLD; translated from the coding sequence GTGGATCCGGCGGAGCTGCCGCCGGACGAGCGGAGGAAGAAGGCCAAGGAGATCTGCTTCGATCTCCTGGCCGCGCGCCCGCGTTCCACGGAGGAACTGCGTCAGGCCCTCAAGCGCAAGGGCTTCGACGAGGAGACGACGGAGACCCTGCTCGGTAAGCTGGACAAGGCAGGGCTCATCAACGACGCCGAGTTCGCCGAGATGTGGGTGCGTTCCCGTCATGCCAACATGGGCCTGGCACGGAACGCCCTCGTAGCCGAACTCAAACGCAAAGGAATCGATGGGGATATCGCCGTCCAGGCCGCCGACGAGGTGGACCGAGAGGCAGAGGAGCAGCGCGCCCGAGAGCTGGTACGGAAGCGCATGCGCTCCTTGGGCAACGTCGACGAGCAGACGGCGATCCGCCGCCTGCTGGGCTTCCTCGCCCGCAAGGGCTATCCCCAAGGGCTGGCCTACACCGTGATCCGCGACGAACTCCGCGAGTTCGGCGCCGAGTCGGCACTGCTGGACGACGCCACCCTCGACTGA